The genome window GACAGATTCTGATTGACAATAATGAAATCAGCCAAGTCAATTTATTTGATTTAAGAAATAATATTGGCGCTGTTCCCCAAGATGCCTTTCTATTTTCGGATACAATCAAAAACAACATAAAGTTCGGAAAAGAAGATGCCTCTGATAATGAAGTAGAATCGGCAGCAAAAAGCGCCGCTGTTCATGACAATATCACAGGTTTTAAGAATGGATATGATACGATATTGGGCGAAAGAGGGATTACGCTCTCCGGCGGTCAGAAACAGCGTGTATCTATCGCCAGAGCCATTATAAAAAATCCTCCCATTTTACTTTTTGACGATTGCTTGTCAGCAGTGGATACAGAGACCGAAGAAACGATTCTGAACAACCTTTTTGAGATATGCAGGAATAAAACTACCATAATTATAAGCCATAGGGTATCTTCTGCAAAAAATGCCGATAAAATCATAATTCTTGATGAAGGCAGGATAATCGAACAAGGCACTCATAATCAATTAATAAACTTAGAAGGATATTATGCCTCTCTTTATTTAAAGCAGCTTTCAGAAAAAGAATTGCTTTAATTGTTGTATAATACATATATTTTTATGATTTTTGATTGCTATTAAATAAAAAATGACGAAAAGATTATGAGAGAAAATGATATGTTAGAAAAAGAAGAAATATTCTCAAAAGTTTTAAGAGCTGGAAGAAGAACGTATTTCTTTGATGTTAGAGCTACCAAAGCTGATGATTATTATATTACAATTACCGAAAGTAAAAAATTCACAGAAGAAGACGGTTCTTTTCATTTTAAAAAACATAAAATCTATTTGTACAAAGAAGATTTTACTGCATTTTCAGAAATTTTAGAAGACATGACTTCTTATGTTTTAAACCATAAAGGTGAAGAAGTAATCTCCGAAAGACACCAAAAAGATTTCAAAAAAGAATATGCTTCAGACAAAACAGATGAAGAAAGTGTACGAAGCACTTCTAGTTTTACTGATATCGATTTTGACGATATTTAATTAAAAGACAAAAAATAAAAAAGTCCAAAATCGAATTGATTTTGGACTTTTTTTATTTATAATTTTTTTTTTTGGGTCAATTAACTGAATTTGCTTCTGGCAGATACCTTGTTACTCCAACATTATTTTTGAAGATTTAAAGACCTTGACCCATTTTTCTTGAGATTCTGGCGTTATCTCTTTTTGCTGAGTTAACCATACATTACAAAATAATTCATTTTTTCCTTGTATAACGTACCAGATCTGAGATTCAGAGACATGCTCAATTTTAAGGATAAACCAAGGATATTGTGCCTTGTCGTCCCGCTCAATTATTGTTCTTTTTGTGGCTGGAATATTTTTTAACGGCGGGTAAAATGCTTCAACCCTGCTTAATGGCACATATAGAGAATCTCGGCAAATATCTGTTGCCACCATTTCGCTGGAATTTCCAATAAATTCTTTGCCTTTCAAAAATCGTATCCCAGTCAGCATGCCCCTAACGTCATCTTGCTGATCAACTATATGCCAGCCCTCATCTTTCGGCCAGTTAATGGTAAATTTTTCCTTCTTTGAATTGGATTGCGCATTACTTATGCTACATATAAAAGATGCAGATAGAACGATACTTTTTACTAGTCTTTTCATTGATTTAGAAGTAATATAAATTCCGAGGGCAGTTTTAGCTGCGAGAAAATTTAAAATAGAAAATTAATTGTCTTACAATTCTTTTCTAAAGGTTTTTCTTCGGCAGTGAATTACCGGATTAAAATTTTTCCAAATCAGCTGTATAGCAAGATTATCAGCCAGCTCCGGTGTTCTAAAACAGTTTTCTACGCCATTCTCAGTAAAAGTCTTGTGATATTCATTAAAAATAACTGCAGTCACTCCCTTATTCTGATAATCTGGATGCACTCCAATAAGATAAAATATAACATCTTTACTGCTGCGTTTTGCTTTTAATAAATGTAAAAAACCAAAAGGAAATAATTTTCCATTGGCTTTTTGAAGTGCCCTTGAAAAACTAGGCATCACAATAGCAAATGCTACAAGCTTACCATCTTTATCCTCTACATATTTTATGTATTCTGGATTAATGAAACTAATGTATTTATTCTTAAAATATTCTTTCTGAATATCAGATATTGCGACGAATGAAGACAGCTTTGCATACGATTCATTGAATAAATCAAACATTTTATCTACATAAGGCATTACATCCTTTGTTGATTTAAAATTAATCGGTTTAAGCTGGTATCTTTTTTTAACTAATTCGTTGATTTTTTCAAAAAACTCCGGTTTAGCATTTGCAAACGGAAATTTATTTTCAACATATTCCTTTTCGGTAACGTATCCCAATTGTTCAAAATGTGCAGCATAATAAGGATGATTGTACCAAGTAATCATTGTTCCTAATTCATCAAAACCTTCCGTTAAAACACCTACTTTGTCAAGATTTGAAAATCCCATCGGACCTTCCATATATTCCAGATTATTTTTTCGGCCGGTTTCATACACTTTTTCAAGCAGTGCTTTAGTTACTTCAATGTCATCTATAACATCAAACCAGCCAAAACGAACTTTCTTTTTCTGCTGCTGATTCACCTCATCCCAATTGATAATTACTGCAATCCGGCCAACGATAACATTATTTTTACGAGCCAGATAAAACGCAGCTTCGGCACTGTCAAAAGCGGGATTTTTGGTTTTATCAAATGTTTCCAGTTCATCTGAAATTATTGGAGGAACCCAATATGCGTTGCACTTGTATAAAGAAAAAGGAAATTTTATAAATTCTGTTAACTCGTTTTTGGTCTTAGCTTCTTGTATGGTAATCATTGCAGTCTATGTGGGGGAATATTATTTTATTTCTTCGATTTTTTAAGTGATTCTTTGGTATTTGTCTTTTTAGCCATGTCCTTAACAGCCTTTTCTTCTTTGGTCATAAGATATACGTCTTTATAACGCGCGTCATATCGCCACGAAACTCCTACGCCTCCGTAAAACACTGAAGGAGTATCTTTAAAATTACCGCTTATAGAAGCATCAACCTGAAGGTTTCTGTTAATTAAATAAGCTGCGCCGCCTCGTACGATTGCATCACTGTAAAAATCGCTTTTAATTCCTTGATTTTCAACAAAAGCAGACCAGTTTTTATTAATCCCTTTAGTCAGCGTCAAAATATAACTCAAACTTGGATAATCTGTTGTAATATAATTACCAATAATATTTGCTACAAAAACCCAAGAACCGTCACCTAAGTGATTCTGCAGAATCAAAGCTACTTTTGGAGAAATTTCAGAATTAGGAGAGAAATAAAACGGATTGTTATGTCCTGCAAAATTGACTCCAGCAAAAACAGCTACTGAAGGGATGACCTGATGCCAGCTGAATTTATGATTGGCTTTCCAGCTGTAAATATTAGGTTCTTTTTTGTACCCCTTATTAGGATCATACAGCAAATATTTTGCTCCAAAAACAGTTTGCTTAAAATCATATTTATCTACAGTTTTCATTGGATAATTGAAAGTTTCAAGCACATACTGAGCATCAGCAATAAACTCTAATTCTTCCAGAAATGCTCCGTAGCGCACTTCTAAATCCATTCCAAAACCATAGGCATCATACCGCAGCAGGCTATGATTTTCTTTAATACCGAACACACCTGTTTCTACCTGCAAAACTGTTTTTCCAACAGCAAATGCCGACATAGATTCGCCTGGCCTGTTCGAATTAATCTCATCGGTATGCTGACCGTAATGAGCTATTGGAAATAAAAAAAGGGAAACTAAAAAAACTTTTTTGAAATTGAACATACTGAATTAGTTGAATGAAAATAGATAACGTTTTTCAAATGTACTATATTTTATCGTAACAATCATTCGGTTAAAAATTACTTATGAATATAGTTAAAAATTATTAATAGAATCTTGGTTTAAAAAAGCTATTAGTTCCTTAACAGCTTTACCGCGATGGCTTATTGCATTTTTGGTTTCTAATGAAAGCTGTGCAAAAGTTTCCTGAAAACCTTCAGGTTTAAAGATCGGATCGTAACCAAAACCTTGGTCGCCATATTTTTCTAAAGTAATTGTACCGCGGGCAATTCCGGTAAAAAGATACTGTTCTCCCTTTATATTTAAAGCAATAACAGTTTTGAATTGCGCATCTCTATTGGTTTTATTTTCCAGATTCAAAAGCAGTTTATCCATATTATCAGCAGCTGATTTTTGTTCGCCGGCGTATCGTGCCGAAAAAACACCTGGCTCACCGTTCAAAGCATCAACTTCCAGTCCCGTATCATCAGCGAAACAGTCATAACCGTATTTTTGGGTCACATAATCAGCTTTCAAGACTGCATTCCCTTCAATAGTAGCGGCAGTTTCAGGAATATCTTCATTACATCCGATACTTTCCAGACTGATAATTTCAATACTTTGTGGCAGCATACTTTGTATCTCTTTAATTTTATTTTTATTATTGGTCGCAAAAACGATTTTCATAATGGCACTTTTAAAATGAGAAACCAAAAATACATTTTTTTACTGACCAATAAAGAAAACTGCCTTTTAAACCACGGCATTCGCTTTTAAAAGTTTCTAACACGAATTACACTAATTTGCACGAATTAAGATTGCTATTTTATTACACAAAATATTCAAAACTGTAAAAAGTTATAAAATTTGATTTCAATTTTGATAAGAATTAGTGTTAATTGGTGAAATTCGTGTTTATCTTTTTTTAAATGCGAATGCCATGCTTTTAAATAATCAAATATACTGCATAGAAATCTGCTGAAATGCAAATCATTTTCGAAGCTGATCTTAATACTTATTTTAGATTAAAAATACCTTTCAATTCTGTAATTTTCGCATTAATTTTACCATTCAATTAATTCAATCTAAGAGAAATTATGATTATAGATTTTATAGAAAATGCAGCCCGATACGAAGCAGTTCATCCGTCATTTAAAACTGCTTTTGATTATTTAAAGCAAGATGACAAAGACGCTTTGGATGGTTTAATCGATGAAAAAGCAGGTGTAAAAATGTTTGCTTACAAAGGAGAAGGAAAAAGCAGAGCAAAAAGTCTGGAAACATTTGAATGCCATGACAAAAATATTGACATTCAGTTCTGCATCAGCGGAAGCGAAGGTTTTTTGTGGAAACCAAGAGCGAAATGCGTTTCTCCAAACGGAGAATACAACACCGAAAAAGATGTTCGTTTTTTTAACGATGAACCAGACACTTATTTTGAACTGAAGGCCAATCAGTTTGTTGTATTTTTTCCTGAAGATGTTCATGCGCCAATGATCAGTGAAAATGATCTGGATAAAATAGTTGTAAAAGTATTGGTATAACCCAAATTTTAATATTACTATTTTTATTAATAAAGTCCTGACTGTTAAAAACAGGTTAAAACATAGTTAAAATACTTATTTTAAGCTTTTTAATACAATAAAGTTGTAAATTTGAGTGTGGTTTTGATTAATTACTTGAGGTATAATATCACAAATATTTAAGTATTAGAAAAAGTATCTCAATAGTCAGCTATACCGAATTATAGTAACGTATAAGTTAGATAATGATAAATCAGAACTACAAAATTGGAGGGCCGTAAAAAGCCCTCCTTTTTTTTGAAGTAAAAATCCAGATTTAAGTACTATAATGCATCTGACAAATCAATACTTTCTGGCAATGAAAACATTTTCCCTTTATTCTTCAATTCTAAAACTGATTGCCCAGAAAAAAATTATTGATACAGCTGAAAATCAGTTTAACATCAATCCAAAAATTATAAAGCAGTCTGCTGCTGGTTTAGGTTTAACATTTGTCAGTAAAAAAGAACAGGAAGGCAGCGTCTGTCTGGCAGACAGTCATGAAGTGCGTCCTGAATTTAAAGAGACATTTACTTCTGAAGATTTATTCAATTACATCTACGCGGTAATTCATTCATCAAAATACAGGGAAAAAAATTTAAAAACAGATTCCCAAAATATTCCAATACAAACTGACAGTCTTAAATTTTGGAAGCTAGTGCAGTTCGGCAGAGAATTACGTAAAATTCATTTGCTAAAAAATGATAATACTGTCAACTCCAGTGCACAATTTACAAATGAAGGCAATACTATTGTTAAACATTCAAAATTTAAAACATTTTCCGAAACTCATTTTTCACCATCAGAGGAAAATTGTGCCGACAGAAATTTAGGGCGCGTGTACATCAGCGAAAATCAGTTTTTTGACAATATACCCGAATCCGTATGGAATTTTTGCATAGATGATTATCAGCCTGCAAAAAAGTGGCTCCAAGACCGAAAAGAATGCGAGCTTACTCCTGAAGACATTTCACAATACCAAAAAATAATTGCGGTTCTAACTGAAACAGTTCAGATTGCAAAAAAAATTAATAAACTAGATATTTAGCCTTTACTTTGAAATTAATGAAAACAATAAATAATCGATGAAATTTATAATTTTCTAAAAAGACAGAACTGTAATAGAAATATTAATAGCTGTGTTTTTAATATTTGGTCACATTCGTTAAATTATCTGGAAAATAGGAATCTGATAAATTGGTAAATTCATCACCTCTCATAAAAATATTGATATCGACTTCGCTAAAACTGTTTTTCCCGGCTGCTGCCAAAAGCTCGTTAGCAGCGTGAAGAGTGTTTTTATGAAAATGATACACTCTTTCAGATTTATCGGTTACGACTAATCCTTTCATCAGCATTTTATTCTGAGTGGCAACTCCTGTCGGGCATTCGTTATTATTGCAGCGCAAAGCTTGAATACAGCCCAAAGAAAACATAAAACCGCGGGCTGAATTACACATATCAGCCCCCAAAGCTACAGCTCTCAAAATGGAATATCCCGAAATGATTTTACCGCTGCAGATTACTGTTATCTTATCTCTTATTCCTAAACGGACCAATGTTTTGTTTACAAAAATAATTGCTGGTTCAAAAGGCATTCCAACACCGTCTGCAAATTCGAGCGGTGCGGCTCCAGTACCGCCTTCGGCACCATCGACAGTAATAAAATCAGGAAAGCAGTTTTGATGAATCATTTCCTGACATAGCGTTTCAAATTCAGAAGTTTCACCGATGCACAATTTAAAACCAATTGGTTTTCCATTAGATAATTGACGTAAATGAGCAATGAATTCTATCAGACCTTTTGCATCTGAAAAGGCATTATGGCTGGGTGGAGAAAGAATAGTCGTGTGTGGTTCAACCCCTCTTATTTTTGCAATCTGTGCTGTGTTTTTCTGCGCAGGAAGAACACCGCCGTGACCTGGTTTTGCTCCTTGTG of Flavobacterium marginilacus contains these proteins:
- a CDS encoding transporter, coding for MFNFKKVFLVSLFLFPIAHYGQHTDEINSNRPGESMSAFAVGKTVLQVETGVFGIKENHSLLRYDAYGFGMDLEVRYGAFLEELEFIADAQYVLETFNYPMKTVDKYDFKQTVFGAKYLLYDPNKGYKKEPNIYSWKANHKFSWHQVIPSVAVFAGVNFAGHNNPFYFSPNSEISPKVALILQNHLGDGSWVFVANIIGNYITTDYPSLSYILTLTKGINKNWSAFVENQGIKSDFYSDAIVRGGAAYLINRNLQVDASISGNFKDTPSVFYGGVGVSWRYDARYKDVYLMTKEEKAVKDMAKKTNTKESLKKSKK
- a CDS encoding non-canonical purine NTP diphosphatase; the protein is MKIVFATNNKNKIKEIQSMLPQSIEIISLESIGCNEDIPETAATIEGNAVLKADYVTQKYGYDCFADDTGLEVDALNGEPGVFSARYAGEQKSAADNMDKLLLNLENKTNRDAQFKTVIALNIKGEQYLFTGIARGTITLEKYGDQGFGYDPIFKPEGFQETFAQLSLETKNAISHRGKAVKELIAFLNQDSINNF
- a CDS encoding GTP cyclohydrolase produces the protein MITIQEAKTKNELTEFIKFPFSLYKCNAYWVPPIISDELETFDKTKNPAFDSAEAAFYLARKNNVIVGRIAVIINWDEVNQQQKKKVRFGWFDVIDDIEVTKALLEKVYETGRKNNLEYMEGPMGFSNLDKVGVLTEGFDELGTMITWYNHPYYAAHFEQLGYVTEKEYVENKFPFANAKPEFFEKINELVKKRYQLKPINFKSTKDVMPYVDKMFDLFNESYAKLSSFVAISDIQKEYFKNKYISFINPEYIKYVEDKDGKLVAFAIVMPSFSRALQKANGKLFPFGFLHLLKAKRSSKDVIFYLIGVHPDYQNKGVTAVIFNEYHKTFTENGVENCFRTPELADNLAIQLIWKNFNPVIHCRRKTFRKEL
- a CDS encoding type ISP restriction/modification enzyme, whose translation is MKTFSLYSSILKLIAQKKIIDTAENQFNINPKIIKQSAAGLGLTFVSKKEQEGSVCLADSHEVRPEFKETFTSEDLFNYIYAVIHSSKYREKNLKTDSQNIPIQTDSLKFWKLVQFGRELRKIHLLKNDNTVNSSAQFTNEGNTIVKHSKFKTFSETHFSPSEENCADRNLGRVYISENQFFDNIPESVWNFCIDDYQPAKKWLQDRKECELTPEDISQYQKIIAVLTETVQIAKKINKLDI
- a CDS encoding PUR family DNA/RNA-binding protein; amino-acid sequence: MRENDMLEKEEIFSKVLRAGRRTYFFDVRATKADDYYITITESKKFTEEDGSFHFKKHKIYLYKEDFTAFSEILEDMTSYVLNHKGEEVISERHQKDFKKEYASDKTDEESVRSTSSFTDIDFDDI
- a CDS encoding YhcH/YjgK/YiaL family protein, with amino-acid sequence MIIDFIENAARYEAVHPSFKTAFDYLKQDDKDALDGLIDEKAGVKMFAYKGEGKSRAKSLETFECHDKNIDIQFCISGSEGFLWKPRAKCVSPNGEYNTEKDVRFFNDEPDTYFELKANQFVVFFPEDVHAPMISENDLDKIVVKVLV
- a CDS encoding FMN-binding glutamate synthase family protein, whose translation is MRKQLFIISITLLLISLGFNYFLKTGFVFSAIMIILIIVGFYNTIQQKHAILRNFPILGYFRYLFEMIAPEIQQYFIERTTDGKPFSRNQRSLVYQRAKNIDATSPFGTQLVLNQSSYEGIKHSMFPASVNHELPRVLVGGSDCKQPYSASLLNISAMSFGSLSENAIVALNKGAQKGNFYHNTGEGGLTEFHQNGGDITWQIGTGYFGCRNSEGNFDADKFAEKANLPAVKMIEIKLSQGAKPGHGGVLPAQKNTAQIAKIRGVEPHTTILSPPSHNAFSDAKGLIEFIAHLRQLSNGKPIGFKLCIGETSEFETLCQEMIHQNCFPDFITVDGAEGGTGAAPLEFADGVGMPFEPAIIFVNKTLVRLGIRDKITVICSGKIISGYSILRAVALGADMCNSARGFMFSLGCIQALRCNNNECPTGVATQNKMLMKGLVVTDKSERVYHFHKNTLHAANELLAAAGKNSFSEVDINIFMRGDEFTNLSDSYFPDNLTNVTKY